The following are encoded in a window of Sminthopsis crassicaudata isolate SCR6 chromosome 5, ASM4859323v1, whole genome shotgun sequence genomic DNA:
- the SLC25A44 gene encoding LOW QUALITY PROTEIN: solute carrier family 25 member 44 (The sequence of the model RefSeq protein was modified relative to this genomic sequence to represent the inferred CDS: inserted 2 bases in 1 codon; substituted 2 bases at 2 genomic stop codons), with product MEDKRNIPIIEWEHLDKKFYVFGLAMTMMIRISVYPFALIGTWLQVQKGKSLYQGTFDAFVKILQTDGVLGFYQGFLVNTLILVSGXRRFVSKYSQSNTVKFLVAGSSASXVAQSITVPIDVVSQQLMMQHKGETMGHFQVYQSAEGRGIVAFGQTKYIIQQILXADEIWGFYRGYVAFLLTYISNSALWWPFYHFYAEQLSHICPNDCPHIIFQAISGPLAAASASVITNPMDIVRARVQVEGKSSIILTLKQLLAKEGPWGFMKVLSARIIAATPSTMVVVIGYESLKKFSLRPELVGSGHW from the exons ATGGAGGATAAACGCAACATCCCAATCATTGAGTGGGAACATCTGGACAAGAAGTTCTATGTCTTTGGTTTGGCGATGACCATGATGATCCGAATCAGCGTCTACCCCTTTGCCCTCATCGGCACATGGCTCCAGGTACAGAAGGGCAAGAGTCTGTATCAAGGAACCTTTGATGCCTTTGTGAAGATTCTGCAGACAGATGGGGTGTTGGGCTTCTATCAGGGCTTCTTGGTCAACACACTCATCCTGGTCTCTGG CCGAAGGTTTGTGTCAAAGTACAGCCAGAGCAACACAGTGAAGTTCCTAGTGGCTGGTAGCTCAGCCTCATAGGTGGCCCAGAGCATAACAGTGCCCATTGATGTGGTCTCCCAGCAACTGATGATGCAGCACAAGGGCGAGACCATGGGCCACTTCCAGGTGTATCAGAGTGCAGAGGGCAGGGGAATAGTGGCCTTTGGCCAAACCAAGTATATCATTCAGCAGATCCTGTGAGCTGATGAAATATGGGGCTTCTACCGAGGTTATGTGGCTTTTCTACTCACCTACATATCCAATAGTGCTTTATGGTGGCCCTTCTACCACTTTTATGCAGAACAGCTTTCCCATATCTGTCCTAACGACTGCCCCCACATAATCTTCCAAGCCATTTCTGGGCCCCTGGCTGCAGCCTCCGCCTCAGTCATCACCAACCCAATGGACATTGTCCGAGCCAGAGTACAGGTGGAGGGCAAGAGCTCAATCATCTTGACTTTAAAGCAGCTGTTGGCAAAGGAGGGGCCCTGGGGCTTCATGAAAGTTCTCTCAGCCAGAATCATTGCAGCCACACCCTCCACCATGGTTGTAGTAATAGGCTATGAGAGTCTTAAGAAGTTCAGTCTTAGGCCAGAACTGGTGGGCTCCGGACACTGGTAA